GAGGATGGGCCGCTTCGCATCGACGTTCCTCGCGACCGGGATTCGAGCTTCGAGCCGCTGCTGATTCCCAAGCACGAGCGCCGCTTCACCGGCTTCGACGACAAGATCATCGCCATTTACGCGCGCGGGATGACTGTACGGGAGATGCAGGCCTTCTTGGCCGAGCAGTACGGCGTGGACGTCAGCCCTGAGTTGATCAGCAGCGTGACTGACGCCGTGATGGCGGAGGTGGGCGCCTGGCAGGCGCGGCCGCTGGAGCCGATGTACCCGGTGGTGTTCTTCGACGCGCTGCGCGTGAAGATCCGCGAGGACGCGGTGGTGCGCAACAAGGCCGTCTACTTGGCGCTGGGCGTGCTGCCGGACGGCACGCGCGACATCCTGGGGCTGTGGATCGAAGGCACCGAAGGCGCCAAGTTCTGGATGAAGGTCTTCAACGACCTGAAGACGCGCGGTGTCAACGACATCCTCATCGCGGTCACGGACGGACTCAAGGGCATGCCGGAGGCGCTCAGCGCGGTGTATCCGGCCACGACGCTACAGACCTGCATCGTGCACCTGACTCGCCGCAGCCTGGACTACGCCAACTGGAAGGACCGCAAGCCGCTGGCGGCGGCCATCAAGCTGGTCTACACGGCGCCAAGCGCCGAGGCCGCTGCGGCAGAGTTGGACGCCTTCGAGGCAAGCGCCTGGGGCCAGAAATTTCCCACCGTGGTCGCTGCCTGGCGCAGGGCCTGGGACCGCGTGATCCCGTTCTTCGCCTTCCCGCCGGAGATGCGGCGGGTGATTTACACGACCAATGCCATCGAGAGCCTCAACGCGCAGCTGC
The Roseateles amylovorans genome window above contains:
- a CDS encoding IS256 family transposase; translated protein: MPIDKPLSKTKLRNAAIAAKSAALPKIPDELIDQIVKGQPMTGEEVNAASMAFKKALIERALGAELGFHLGYPSGADKPETTKNLRNGKTGKTVLTEDGPLRIDVPRDRDSSFEPLLIPKHERRFTGFDDKIIAIYARGMTVREMQAFLAEQYGVDVSPELISSVTDAVMAEVGAWQARPLEPMYPVVFFDALRVKIREDAVVRNKAVYLALGVLPDGTRDILGLWIEGTEGAKFWMKVFNDLKTRGVNDILIAVTDGLKGMPEALSAVYPATTLQTCIVHLTRRSLDYANWKDRKPLAAAIKLVYTAPSAEAAAAELDAFEASAWGQKFPTVVAAWRRAWDRVIPFFAFPPEMRRVIYTTNAIESLNAQLRKIIKSRGHFPSDDAASKLLRLALRNITADWGRAAKNWREAMNQFAILYADRFTRAGS